A segment of the Daphnia pulex isolate KAP4 chromosome 10, ASM2113471v1 genome:
GAGATTGGCCGTTGCCGCCGGAATCGGCCGCTCCGGAATTGACCAGATCCGAGACCATGACCATGTGATTTTGATGCTGCCCATCTTTATTCTTCCGGcgtttgttgctgctgctgttgttgttgttgttgttgttcgatgGCTGTTGCACTTGCTGGACGGGCAACATGACTCCGGCCGACTCGTTGCCGGCGGCTGCCACGGCCGCCGCCACGAcagccgccgctgccgccgccgtgTTGGTGTCCGACCCGTGTCCGTCGTCATTGGCCTCACTGTCCGTCTCGCCGCCGGCCCTGGCCTGAGATTCCTGACACCGGATCACTTCACTGGTCTGCCACAGACGGGCAGCCGTCAAATAGTACTGGAGCACCGTCGAGAAATTGGCGGCCATCTGCAGGTGCGGCTGGACATTTCCCCACTGTCCGACGCCGTCCAGGTCGCCCTCGTCCGTGCCTCCGTCACTGGCCGGCTCCCCCATGGCGTCGACGGCCATCATCCCCTTGGCCCGCTTGATGGGCGTGGCCCCGCTGACCTCGCGCTCCCGCTCACGTTGGCGGCACTTGCTCTTGTCCAGGCTCAAGTCCAGCGGCTCGTCACTAATGTTCACCGTCAAGTCGGCCACGTCGACGCAGTCGGAAGCCATGACTTccgcttcctcttcttcttccggttcctcctcttcttcttcttcttcgccttcgGTATCGTCGTAACGACGACCTAACACGAGTTGCTGGAactgattgttgttgttgttgtgttcacCTTGTTCGATTTTGCAGATGTTGCCGTCGACGGCGGTGGCAGCACTTGAGGGATTTTTCCAGCCGAGGATGTCGGCGATCGAGTGGCGGGACGACAGAGGCGCCGTCTGATCCGCCAATGTGAATGACTCGCTCCCGTAACGCACGtgatgctgatgctgctgctgtcgatgGTGATGGCTCCGCTTATTAGTGCCGGCCTTGTTGTTGCTAGCACCACCGTTGGGAGAGATGGGAGCCactggagctgctgctgctgctgctgccgttccCGTTGATGAAGATCCTCGACGATTCAAAGCAAAAGATGCTCGGTCCGGCCGGCACCACGTCGTCATTGCTCATCAACGGCAACGGATCACCGGCCATGGAGAGACGGACATACAATCAGCCCGgagaggaaaataaaacacaaacaaaaattgttgttttccagCCCAAAAGGTATGCAGGTGTCCtccaa
Coding sequences within it:
- the LOC124205963 gene encoding homeobox protein prospero-like encodes the protein MTTWCRPDRASFALNRRGSSSTGTAAAAAAAPVAPISPNGGASNNKAGTNKRSHHHRQQQHQHHVRYGSESFTLADQTAPLSSRHSIADILGWKNPSSAATAVDGNICKIEQGEHNNNNNQFQQLVLGRRYDDTEGEEEEEEEEPEEEEEAEVMASDCVDVADLTVNISDEPLDLSLDKSKCRQREREREVSGATPIKRAKGMMAVDAMGEPASDGGTDEGDLDGVGQWGNVQPHLQMAANFSTVLQYYLTAARLWQTSEVIRCQESQARAGGETDSEANDDGHGSDTNTAAAAAAVVAAAVAAAGNESAGVMLPVQQVQQPSNNNNNNNSSSNKRRKNKDGQHQNHMVMVSDLVNSGAADSGGNGQSRPRKTRTTFTGKQLFELERIFEQKKYLSSNERQEVARLLNVTGSQIKIWFQNRRTKWKKQDPNTAAELAQLKSASRSSQGGGSSSSAAVPKGKNGEDLHQSGSTNANDDVASAGDNEEINSDDASSPPAPRSPSPV